The following DNA comes from Streptomyces globosus.
ACACCACGTCCTGCCCGGGCGCGTACAGGTTCACGCACGGCCCGTAGTTCGAGAAGTCCGTCTCCTGGTCGTACGCGTTGGACGCGCCGACCGTCAGGACGCGGGCCGCCGACGCCGGCGACACGTTGCACGCGTCGCGCGCCTCGTTCCCGGCCGCGACGACCGGCAGGACGCCGGCATCCGACAGCGCCGTCGCGGCCGCGTTGACGGTGGTCGAGCGGTCGCCCCCGAGGGAGGCGTTCGCGACGGCCGGCTGGCGGGCGTTCTTCGCGACCCAGTCGAAGCCCGCGATGATCCCCGACCAGGCGCCCCGCCCGTCGCAGCCCAGCACCCGCACCGACACCAGGTTCGCCTTCGTCGCCACCCCGTACGTCTTCCCGGCGACCGTGCCCGCGACGTGCGTGCCGTGCCCGTTGCAGTCCAGGCCCTGCCGGCCGTCGCCCATCGCGTCGAAGCCGAACACGGCGCGACCGCCGAACTCGGTGTGCTGGTAGTCGATGCCGGAGTCGATGATGTACGCCGTCACCCCGGCGCCGCTGCCCGTCGGCGTGTACGTACCGTCGAGCGGCAGGCTCCGCTGGTCGATCCGGTCCAGGCCCCACGCCGCGGCCGGGGCCCGCAGCGCCGGACCCGCCGCCGGCTGAAGCGGCGCCGACACCTCCGCGTCCTCCTCCACCGACTTCACGCCCGGCGCCAGGCGGACCGCGGCCAGCTGGCTCGTCGTCATCGCCACCGCGAAGCCGTTCACGGCCTTGCTGTACACGAAGGACGGCTTCAGCTTGAGCTGCTCGGCCAGCTTCGCCCCGTCCACCCCCGCGTCGAGGGTGACGATGTACTTGCCGGGGATCGCGTTCTCCGCGGTCAGCAGCGGGACCGGCGTCGGCTCCGGGGTGCTCGCGGACGCCGGGCCGGCGAGGGCGGCGGGGGCCAGGGTGAGGGCGAGGGCGGTCGCCAGACCGGTGAGCAGGCGCTTGCGCATGGGGGACTCCATGAGGGGGCGGGGATCGGCATGACGGAGCCGCGCCCCGTCGGCGCCGGGAACACCTCCGGGGTGCGGCACCCCCTTCATCGGGCCGCGGCGCGCGACGGCTTGAGCAGCACAGCCCGGATGGCCGAGAAGCGGCCGCACGGCCCCGTCCGGTACGGGGACGGCGCCGCGCACCGGCGCTCCGCGGGCGGAAGCCGTCACCCTCCCGGGGCGGCCGCGGCACGGAAGTCCACCCGTACGGGCCTACGGCCGGGCGGCGGGGCGCACCGGCGCAGACCGGCAGTGCTCCCGCCGGGGCCGCGCCACGCCCTGTATGTCGTTGACCGGCACCGGCCTGCGTGATGGCCTCACCGCATGCGCAACCAGCCGAGGTGGACCCTGCCCGCGGCCGTCGCCGCCGCCGCGCTCGCCGCCACCGCCGCAGCCGCCCTGCCCGCCCACGCCCAATCCGCCGGAACCCCTGCCGGCGACGGCCCCGCCACCGCACAGGCCGCCCCGGCGGCCCCGGCCGCGGCGCCGGCCGACTGGCCGACGTACCTGATCACCGTCCGCCGCGGCCTCGACCCCGGCACCGTCGCCCGCGCCTACGGCATCACCCCGGTGCACGTGTACCGGCACGCTCTGAACGGCTTCGCCGCACCGCTCTCCCCCGCGCAGGTCACGGCCCTCCAGGAGACGCCGCTGGTCGAATCCGTCGAGGAGGACGGGTCGGCCTCCGGCGCCGGCGCGACCGCCTGACCTTGACCGGGGGAAGGCCGCGGTCTCCCACGTCAGCGAGAACGGCGCGGGCAGCTTCACCGGCTCCCCGAACGCGAACCGGGCAGCGCTCCCGCAGGCGCCGCTGCGCGGTCCGGTGAACAGGGTGACCGTCGGCCCGTGCCCGTCGAACCGGTCGATGAGCAGGTACACCGGAACGGGGGCGTGC
Coding sequences within:
- a CDS encoding S8 family peptidase, giving the protein MRKRLLTGLATALALTLAPAALAGPASASTPEPTPVPLLTAENAIPGKYIVTLDAGVDGAKLAEQLKLKPSFVYSKAVNGFAVAMTTSQLAAVRLAPGVKSVEEDAEVSAPLQPAAGPALRAPAAAWGLDRIDQRSLPLDGTYTPTGSGAGVTAYIIDSGIDYQHTEFGGRAVFGFDAMGDGRQGLDCNGHGTHVAGTVAGKTYGVATKANLVSVRVLGCDGRGAWSGIIAGFDWVAKNARQPAVANASLGGDRSTTVNAAATALSDAGVLPVVAAGNEARDACNVSPASAARVLTVGASNAYDQETDFSNYGPCVNLYAPGQDVVSARLGGGTVALNGTSMASPHVAGIAVLHRQAHPTETPAQIYTYLKQNATKGVLTRVSTGSPNELLFASGL
- a CDS encoding protease inhibitor I9 family protein, giving the protein MRNQPRWTLPAAVAAAALAATAAAALPAHAQSAGTPAGDGPATAQAAPAAPAAAPADWPTYLITVRRGLDPGTVARAYGITPVHVYRHALNGFAAPLSPAQVTALQETPLVESVEEDGSASGAGATA